From the genome of Dermochelys coriacea isolate rDerCor1 chromosome 1, rDerCor1.pri.v4, whole genome shotgun sequence:
AATGTAAGCAAGTTTGACAATTCCATGCTGGGCAGGAATTGATCGGCATTGCTAGCTGTTTCCTAGGGGCTTGCACTACTAACAAAGCTCCATTGCTATGCCTCAAGGGGCCTTAAAATCTAGTTCCATACAAATCATTTGTTCCAGATTTCTTCAACTTACTTCAGACAAACCTAAATCAAATTATTGTAGACCTTTTCCCCCAGAATTCTGTACACAAATAACTGGCATGGGAAATAGATTGTATACATTTTTCTTgattaataattttaatatatttgtctTCAACATCCATCTTccccgtttcagagtagcagccatatctCACATGTTTTGCTTCAGTTTTACAACCAATCCTCTAAAACACATCCTTACAGGGTCTTTTCTGGGTGATATTTGCCTTGATCATGAATTACAGAGCTCACATTTATCCCAGTCACTGATCAATTTTTTTAGGGCTGTtcattaattgcagttaactcacgcgattaactcaaaaattaattgcaattaaaagaattaattgtgattaatcgcactgttaaataatagaataccaattgaaatgtattaaatatttgtggatgtttttctacattttcagatattttgatttctattacaacacagaatacaaagtgtacactgcacactttatattattattattacaaatatttgcactgtaaaaatgataaacaaagaaatagtatttttcaattcacctcatacaagtactgtagtgcaatctctttatcatgaaagtttaacttagaaatgtagattttttttgttacacaactccactcaaaaacaaaacaatgtaaaactttagagcctataagtccactcagacctacttcttgttcagccagtcgctaagacaagcaagtttgaTTTCATTTACGGGAGatcctgctgcctgcttcttatttacaatgtcacctgaaactgagaacaggcattctcatggcacttttgtagtcggtgttgcaaggtatttatgtgccagatatatgcctctacaccaatataacttagtccttgggagccaaaaaatcttaccgcgttataggtgaaactgtgttatatcgaacttgccgggtagggaaggctctgtctccccaaacagtctggctccgcccccatccaacccccacctacttcccaccccctgactgacacctcagaacccctgacccatccaaccccccactccttgtcccctgacttccccctccagagaccctcctttccctaatcacccccaggacccaaccccctactcaaccccccgctccctgtcccctgactgccctgacccctacccacacccccaccccctgacatgTCCCCCCGGGattcccacaccctatccaatgcccccgttcccgtcccctgacagccccaccgccagaacctctgaaccatccaaccccccccgctccctgtcccctgactctccccccccccgagaccctctgccccttatccaacccctcgacCACAGCCTGGCACCcttaacatgctgctcagagcagcatgtgggagccagacatgctgacgCGCTGATCTGCCAGACAGCACATCTCcgccccccagagcgctgctttaccgcgttatatccaaattcatgttacatcgggtcgcgttatatcagggtagagatGTACTacacatttgtatgccccttcaagcttcggccaccattccagaggacatacttccatgctgatgatgctcattaaaaatatatatatatagtgtggcaaattgccggcactactatgatgggtctcgcactttctcttcttggggggggttcagggcaccatttcttgtccctgaactggggtattaactgccccactagtgtcctagaggaggagagtagagagggagggacccgggcccgccctctactcctggggccctagggatagcggtaaaccactagaactagtggttacttccctctcctgcccttcagcttgtggggcttcttgccctccctctgcacaaaccaggtgtccctttacctaggtcttggtcttcttagcccaccgcagcacttctccaaactctcctctgcttcaactcctctaaactgctctctgctccaataccaatccactctgcttcaactcctcctcttgtcctATTGAAGCAagggggttttatcatgtgactggcttcaggtgctttaattaatttatagcaaactttcttccctctacagggaataaggctcccttctaacactctcctgctaccctctggccatgctgtatcacaatatatatatattaattcaatttgtgattgaactcttTGGGTGAGAATTGCATGTCACCTGTTCTGTTGtacctgcattctgtcatatatttcatgttacagcagtctcggatgatgacccagcacatgttggttttaagaacactttcacagcagttttgacaaaacgtaaagaaggtaccaatgtgagatttctaaaaatagctacagcactcgaccccaggtttaagaatctgaagtgtcttccaaaatctgagcgggactaggtgtggagcatgctttcagaagtcttatgtaagtgggggaatggtcctgctattgtaGGGAACTTTCCTAGCTTCTGCATTAACTTGGTGAattgggctagtgaaaggatctgagtacTCACTTCCACTttctttacccagaggcctccccgcccttgaggactccccttccacactcctgtctggcagagtcctcataaccctgacaaggctgggcccaggattcctggggtgctcgacccccatccttgctgtggtcacctaggagaggggctagggtgtccccactctggggtgctctctctgcactggacacttccctgacccactgctTATTACATACAAtgtaaagcaaatacaagttcaggggtaggcaacctatgtaACATGTGCCAAAagcggcacgcgagctgattttcagtgtcaCTCACACTGCCCgagtcctggccactggtccagagggctctgcattttaatttaattttaaaagaagcttcttaaacattttaaaaaccttatttactttacacacaacaatagtttagttatatattaaagacttatagaaagagaccttctaaaaatgttaaaatgtattactagcaCACGAaactttaaattagagtgaataaatgaagacttggcacaccacttttgaaaggttgctgacccctgaacaagttatttaatcaacaattaattttaaaaagaataaggaaaaatggaaaaggttaaagaaaaacacatcaccccactctgtggcagggaacatcacaaacagtgtttcTGGAATGTCAGGACAGTTCACAGTCtattccttgtaagtcccaggccttcttctcaggccctggctgtgctgtagggatgctgtgggtttgacacttgctctggtggtggccacacacctccgggctttgggtggtgggacccttcttcccagcgtcagcCCCCCATCTGGTTAAGATCACCCTCCCAATCTGGCCTGCAAGGACCCTTGGCAGAGGGTGTCTTTCTGCATTGGGTCCTTTGCTCCCCTTGGCTGGACCCAGTTGCTCACTGCACCCacctccagactgctccagctccccTGTTCTAGTTctggctccactctgcctcagcactgatgctgctgctctgcctccagccccctgggctgcttctctggatCTGTgactgcagccctgctcccagcacaggatctgctctccctgggctgtatCTCTGGAtctgtggctgcagccctgctcccagcacaggatctgctctccctgggctgtgtctctggctcctctggctgaCACCAGCTGTTCcctagctcagcttgggcccctgctctctccttagctcggccccactctgtctgaggcctggtctacactacgagtttaggtcgaatttagcagcgttatctcgatttaaccctgcacccatccacatgacaaagccctttttttcgacttaaagggctcttaaaatcaatttctttactccCCCCCGACGAGGAggttagcactgaaatcggccttgccgggtcaaattcggggtactgtggacgcaagtCGATGGtatggcctccaggagctatcccagagtgctcagttgtgaccactctggacagcgctctcaactcagatgcactggccaggtatacaggaaaaggcccacaaacttttgaatctcacttcctgtttggccagcatggtgagctcaccttcacaggtcaccatgcagagctcatcatcacaggagaccatgcagtcccagaattgccaaagagctccagcatggaccgaacaggaggtatgggatctgatcgctgtatggggaggtGAATCAGcgctggcagaactccgttcaaaaagacaaaatgacaaaatatttgaaaaaatctccaatggcacgAAGGACataggctataacagggacccacagcagtgccgcgtaaAAATTAAGgtgctcaggcaagcctaccaaaaaaccagagaggcaaacggtcACTCCGGTTCAGAGctccagacatgccgcttctatgatgagctgcatgccattctagggggtgcagccaccactaccccaaccctgttgctttgactccatcccaggagtgggaggcaacacggaaacGGGTTTTGGGGCAAGGAagatgatagctcacagcaaggaagcagagaaaccggtttccccaacagccaggatctgtttatcacccttgACCTGGACCcaataccccccgaacccacccaaagaAGGGTCCtggaccctgaaggtggagaagggacatctggtgagtgtacctttgtaaatattaaacatggtttaaaagcaagcgtgtttaatgattaatttgccctggcatttgcggccagtacagctactggaaaagtctgttaacatgtctggggatggagcggaaatcctccagggacatctccataaagctctcccaGATatgctcccaaagcctttgcaaaaggttactggggagggcagccttattccgtcctccatggtaggacactttaccacaccaggccagtagcacgtagtcaggaatcattgcagaacaaagcattgcagcgtatggtcccagtgtttgctggcattcaaacaacatccgttctttatctctctgtgttaccctcagaaaagtgatatcattcatggtcacctggttgaaatagggtgcttttcttaaggggacattcagaggtgcccattcctgctgggctgtttgcctgtggctgaacagaaatcttccctgctgttagccacacagtgcggagaggggtgaagccatcaccccagagaattgggtgtgtggggtgggggaggggttagtagggtttctgctgcacgtgaacccagaaaccgcagcccctccttttaaattgccaacccatttttaatggccaacccaacggctacttcatatgggaaatgggggcgctgctgtttgaaaccatccccacatgttatgaaggttaaagaaggcAAAAGACAGTGGCtcaccatggctgcctgcaagccgaattctgctgcccggtcctgcgtgagtgatctctcacaccaaaccagcataccctcaataagaggcaaaatgcgaccttgtaatgaaagcacatgtgctatgtaatgttaacagcaaggtttaccgtgaaagagtgtacccattgttcccattgtaaaatgtgtctttttaactaccactctcccttttttttccctccaccagctgcatatgtttctccttcccagaagctagcgaagattagaaggcgaaaaaaacacactcatgttgaaatgttctctgacctcatgccgtcctcccacactgacgaggcacagcaaaatacatggaggcagacaatctcagagtgcaggaaaaaacagtatgaccgtgaggagaggtggcgggctgaagatggtagctggcgtcagcttgctgaaagaaggcaggagtcaatgctcaggctgctggaggatcaaactcatatgctccagcatatggctgagctgcaggaaaggcagcaggagcacagaccgccactacagcccctgtgtaaccaaccgccctcctcccaagttccatagtctcctcacccagacgcccaagaatgcggtggggggggcctccggccacccagtcactccaccccagaggattgctcaAGCAATAaaaggctggcattcaagaagttttaaagctttaaagttttaaagtgctgtgtggccttgtccttcactcctccaccacccctccagggctaccttggcagttatccccctatttgtgtgatgaataaataactaatgcataaatgtgaagcaacaatgactttattgcctctgcaggTGATGAtcgaaggcaggaggggagggtgcttagcttacaggaaagtagagtgaaactgCAGTGGAAGGGTGGGGTtcaatcaaggagaaacaaacagaactttcacaccatagtcTGGCCATTCGTGAAACTGGTTtacaaagcttctctgatgcgcaccgcgccttcctgtactcttctaacggcccttgtgtctggctgtgcgtaatcagtggccaggcaatttgcctcaacctcccactcctccataaacgtctcccccttaatctcacagatattgtggaacacacagcaagcagtaataacaatgggaatattggtttcgctgaagtataaccgagtcagtaaactgcaccagcgggcttttaaatgcccaaatgcacattctaccatcatcagcacttcagggcaggggaaagcaagtcacaaagttccatgaaagtgcccttacgaatgcgaaagtttcacagccactgggaatcatcccagacccgcaaaactatgtggtcccaccactctgtgcttcttTCCCAGGCCGAGAATCAGTGTTCCGCGCtatgaacctgcccaattgacaccatgatgtgcacaatGCAGGAGcctgtactttgtgagaagtctatgtccatgtcctcatcactctcatcagcGCGCTGCAGTCGCCTCCTCTTCGCCTGCTTtcacttttcttgcaggttatggttccgCATATCCTGCTCGATAATGCGCGCAGTGTTtttagtgctcataattgccacggtgatctgagcgggctccatgttcccagtgctatggtatctgcgctgaaaaaaggcgcaaaacgattgtctgctgttgctctaatggagggaggggtgactgacaacatggcttacagagttggattacagggaattaaaatcaacaaagggggtggctttgcatcaaggagaaacagaatggccccctcaaggatagaactcaaaacccttggtttagcaggctgttgatttcacggatggagggaggagaaaatgaatacaaaacaaatctggtctatttcttgttttgatccacttcatctatctttatacatcttgctggcagcagacggtgcagtacgactgctggccattgtcatctcctgggtgcttggcagaagacagtgcagtatcactgctggccatcatcgtctcctggctgctcattcgtagatggtgcagtaggactcctggcaggactgaattgccatgagacgaaacttaaaagggaaatgacctggctgagtcactcccatgtttgcccaggcacccctgacagacctcactgagatcggctaaaagagcaccctggagtatggcgataatggctaccagtcatactgcactgtctgctgccaaaaggcaatgagctgctgctgtgtagcaatgcagtaccatgtctgccagcacccaggagacatacggtgacggtgacggtgagctgagcgggctccatacttgctggggtatggcgtctgcacgggtaacccaggaaaaaaggtgtgaaatgattgtctgccattgctttcacggacggagggagggaagggggtgcctgacaatatgtacccagaaccacccgtgacaatgttttagccccatcaggcattgggatttctacccagaattcacatgggcggcggagactgcaggaactgtgggatagctacccacagtgcaatgctccggaagtcgatggttgcctcagtactgtggacgcactccgcagACTAAATGCCGACTAAATGCCGACACACACAACgaactgtataaaaatgttttctacaaaaccgacttccataaattcgacctaattttgtagtgtagacatagcctgaccCAGATAATTCCAGCTCACAGAGAAGAGGGGACTcatcctggcctcctgactccctgattagcctgcccgccctgtcaatcaggctgacctggagcgttggtctctccccattgttcctgggtactgtcagtctcagggtcctgatttcacattgacccttccccttttgatactgggagctagccaaccaaaatacccccactgaatgttagtaaggggacaatagtccccttacacttaaaagagcaacattcagatGCGGAAaccacagaacccaaaccaccaaaaaaagtcaaccttttgctggtggcatctgactcagatgatgaaaatgaacatgtctcATCTGTCcgttctgctttggatcattatcgagcagaacccatcatcaataTGGATGCATactctctggaatggtggttgaagcatgaagggacatgtgaatctttagcgcatctggcatgtaaatatcttgtgacgccggctacaatagtgccatgagaacaccggttctcactttcaggtgactttgtaaacaagaagctggcagcattatctcctgcaaatgtaaacaaacttgtttgagcgattggctgaagtaggactagTGGACTTGTAGTCtgtacagttttacattgttttatttttgagtgcagttattttttgtacataattctacatttgtaagttcagctttcatgataaagagattgcacaacagtacttgtattaggaaaactgaaaaatactatttttttttacagtgcaaatatttgtaataaaaataaatagagtgAGCACttaacactttgtattctgtgttgtaattgaaatcaatatattttaaaatgttgaaaacatccaaaaatatttaaataaacggtattctattattttttaacagtgtgattaatcgtgcaattaaaaaaattaatggcgaTTAAtctccattaatttttttatcacttgacagctctaattttttacattcaaatagaaaagaataaaatcagGATTACATATGAAACAAGGAAGGTGAAGGTTTCACTATTTATCTTTACAGCTTCCATTTACTCTTTCTATCAATGTTCTCTTTATAGTAAAATGATTTTGTTgcttatacatttttttaaaaaaataacaagagTGTTGTTTTAGGAAGTGACTAAAACGGATAAATTACATTTCTCACTTTAAATTggcatttttatttctaattattttagAATAGTTTTAGAGCCCTATCCATAGTATAATGTGAATGTGGTGAGGCGAACCTTACTTTTCTAAAACAATCAATGGAGATTCTGCATAGTAGACATTTGCTTGTCACCAGTAACAATCTGGTCAAATACTATTCTGTATCTTTAAATTTGTTTATCGTATTACCACATTTTCAGGTTTCTGCCCAGTACTTTAGGAGCTGTTTGTGGCCTAGTTCTCACTGATTAAAATCAAGATAATCCAAAGCAACTTCTGGCTACTGTTACCGAACAGAAAGAGAAGTTGCAATTTCTCACATTTGGTTGTGCCTGTATTGTAGGATAATGATAATTCAGCCAttgttttttgaatttttaatttacTCTGCCAAGAGTCTTTGAATTAATTTAGAGGTTCTGTTACTTCTTGagaaaaatgactgaccaaacaaacacaaaactaaATCACACTGAATTACTGCCACAGAAAAGATTAAAGTTCTctcaagcattttttttctcttgaaaagGGTGGCATATATAACATGAAGATAAAATATAACAGATACAATAGAGATAAAAGTAGATAACTTGAAAATTAATTATTCAGTTTATAAAAGCTAGTTTTGCAtagtaattttaaatacaaaatcggacttttgttttgtattattaattattattattgctataaAATTATTTCTGGCTTGCTATAAATCTTAATGAATGCTGATATAAaagcacagatttttcttttatttcagacTAAAACAATGCATAAATTTCATTAGTTTTCAGTTTTGCTAACGTATTTAATAAATagaagttatttattttaattttattttattaggaacaATTAATTCAGAGAGCTCAAAATGAGGTTTCTGTTCTATTTGAACACCTAGACCGATACAGTGAGACTATTACTTCCATATACAGGTCTGGAGAATAAACATCCTTCTACAAGTCTTTAATCAGATCCCTGTGGCATTGCATGGGGGGACTATTTCAGCAGAATTTAGTACTTTTAGGAGATAAAGGATTTTGATAAGGGaaacagtttttaatccataCTCCCAGTTCAGGAATGAGATTGTGTTACTTCCTTCTTTTCAAAATCAATTTATATTGACAACATACATTCAAATAACTGGCTTTATACCCTGAGTTGGAGAAAACCCTCTAAAGAACAACATTTCATTGTAGTTGTGGTTTTATTGCCAAAGGTAAAGTTTTAAtttaaagtgaaaaacaaaagtttCCCTCTTCAGAGGTCTCTCCAGCTCTAAGTATCAGGGTTTATTGGCTCTTCTTTACTTCATCTGTATTCTCTCCTACAAGAAACTCTGCTGAATGAAAATACCCCTTTTCACCTTCACGCAGCTAAGAAATAACGTAATTTAGTGATACATATTTTgcaaaaaatacacttttttaacTCCGAagaaacacagacagagaggagaaaagagccCTTTTGGGCTTGCAGCTGGGCGGGCTCTTTAACGTACCAATCACAGATCAGCTCTTCTCTATAAATTCAGGCATCTGACCAGGTCTCTCCAGCCCAATTacttttgatttgctgaaaacgTTTGTCAGCATGTCGGAAACTGCGCCTGTTGCAGCTCCTGCTGTCTCCGCTCCTGGGACAAAAACCTCTACTAAAAAACCGAAGAAGGCGACAGGAGGCTCTAAAGCCCGTAAGCCTCCAGGACCCAGCGTGACCGAGCTGATCACTAAGGCGGTGTCCGCTTCCAAGGAGCGCAAAGGGCTCTCCTTAGCTGCTCTTAAGAAGGTTCTGGCCGCCGGAGGGTACGATGTGGAGAAGAACAACAGCCGCATCAAGGTAGGATTAAAGAGCCTCGTGAGCAAAGGCATTTTGGTGCAAACAAAAGGTACCGGTGCTTCTGGTTCTTTTAAACTCAACAAGAAGCCTGGTGAGGTTAAGGAGAAGGCGCCGAAGAAAAAGCCAGCGGCAAAGCCTAAGAAGCCAGCTGCCAAGAAGCCCACCAGCACCGCCAAGAAGCCCAAAAAGGCTGCAGTGGCGAAAAAGAGTCCGAAGAAAGTCAAGAAACCAGCAGCTTCTGCAGTGAAGAAAGCAGCCAAGAGCCCGAAAAAAGTGAAAGCCGCCAAGCCCAAGAAAGCAGCTAAAAGCCCGGCTAAGCCGGTGAAACCAAAAGCTGCTAAGCCCAAGCCAACGAAGGCCAAAACAGCGAAGGCGAAAAGGGCAGCACCCAAAAAGTAAAGTGTAAATTTGAAGAGAAAATTTCTGACCCAACGGCTCTTTTAAGAGCCACCCACAAGTTTCAGAAAAAGAGCAAAATTGCTGTACTCATGCTAGACACTCGAGAACTTTGTAGGTGACTTGAAGGCATCCAGAATAGTCGCTTTGTTACATAGGTCGGGTATAGTGGGTATGTAACAAAGACAAATAATGCTCGTGCTTTCTGGTTTACTATTAGGATCGTTTCCTGGGCagtgttaatttaaaaatattcggCATGAAGAAGGTTGTAGCGCCGGGAAGCTATCGCTAAAACTCCCTTACCGTGACACGCTTCTAGGTACCTAGGAGTCAGCTGGTTAGGGGCGGGGTGCTTAGCTCCCAGGAGATTCTAGACTATATTGCTTAATTCTAGCCATTTCGACCCGTACTGACAAAAAAAGCCGAGAACTACGCACTTTCTCCGTCCTGTTTGGCTAtctcctctctgattggctgataGTGTATATATGGAAAAATCTTATTGGACACGTCCGAAGTTTTGAAAACCCCGCGCCCTCTGAGAAGACCGCCCTTCCTTTTGCTCTGATTTGATTGATCACAAAAAGTGTCGTCACCAATGACCCGACCCTTGAAACGCTCGCTCCCTGAAGGATCCTGACTTTCCTATTTCCAGCCCCATCCTCCTAAAGCACCCgtctttcaaatattttcccccaactattagagagacaagatgg
Proteins encoded in this window:
- the LOC119850910 gene encoding histone H1-like, coding for MSETAPVAAPAVSAPGTKTSTKKPKKATGGSKARKPPGPSVTELITKAVSASKERKGLSLAALKKVLAAGGYDVEKNNSRIKVGLKSLVSKGILVQTKGTGASGSFKLNKKPGEVKEKAPKKKPAAKPKKPAAKKPTSTAKKPKKAAVAKKSPKKVKKPAASAVKKAAKSPKKVKAAKPKKAAKSPAKPVKPKAAKPKPTKAKTAKAKRAAPKK